From one Prochlorococcus marinus str. MIT 0912 genomic stretch:
- the malQ gene encoding 4-alpha-glucanotransferase — MKLERTSGILLHPTSLPESPICGGFGNSARVWLNELASSGVGVWQFLPLAPTDSFGSPYSSPSSFAFNPWFLDQNDLLKEGFLNNNIEKYSSKNDSFDKRVDFQLANAKVKFLRSSLVDCWDNQNRTIQEEFEKWCSSQFWLDDHSIFMELKIQNNDLPWWEWPDKYALRDKKELAIWKKDNQKELLGHNLLQWHLDRQWKLIRRLAKNLGILLFGDVPFYVSKDSADVWSNRSLFSILTNSATYLQSGVPPDYFSETGQLWGTPVYRWSRHKASKYRWWRKRISRHLEQVDFLRLDHFRALEAFWAVPGKDKTAENGFWLPSPGKEILGLIKKDCSGLLPLVAEDLGLITSKVEKLRDDYELAGMKILQFAFDGNLDNPYLPENIKDENWIVYTGTHDNATSLGWWREMDQDRKEQIRQRFGDYENFSSWELIRIGMETKAKLFVAPMQDLLNLDDSSRLNKPGTIENNWSWRLSRNDLNIKESLRRYGDLAKANKR, encoded by the coding sequence GTGAAATTGGAAAGAACTTCAGGAATCCTTCTTCATCCAACCTCGTTACCTGAGAGTCCAATCTGTGGTGGTTTTGGTAACTCCGCTCGGGTATGGCTTAATGAACTTGCTTCATCTGGGGTAGGCGTTTGGCAGTTTTTACCACTTGCTCCTACTGATTCATTTGGATCGCCTTATAGTTCTCCATCAAGCTTTGCTTTTAACCCATGGTTCCTTGATCAAAATGATCTATTGAAAGAAGGTTTTTTGAATAATAATATAGAAAAATATTCTTCCAAAAATGACTCTTTTGATAAGAGAGTTGATTTTCAATTAGCTAATGCAAAAGTTAAGTTCTTACGCTCTTCTTTGGTTGATTGTTGGGACAATCAAAATAGAACTATTCAAGAAGAATTTGAAAAATGGTGTTCAAGTCAATTTTGGTTAGATGATCATTCCATATTTATGGAACTTAAGATTCAAAATAATGATCTTCCATGGTGGGAATGGCCAGATAAATATGCACTTCGGGATAAGAAAGAATTAGCAATTTGGAAAAAAGATAACCAAAAAGAATTGTTAGGACATAATTTGCTTCAATGGCATTTAGACAGACAGTGGAAATTAATTAGAAGACTTGCAAAAAATCTTGGGATTTTATTGTTTGGAGACGTTCCTTTTTATGTATCAAAAGATAGTGCGGATGTATGGAGTAATCGATCGTTATTTTCTATTTTAACTAATTCAGCTACATACCTTCAAAGCGGCGTGCCGCCTGATTATTTCTCTGAGACTGGGCAGCTTTGGGGAACCCCTGTATATCGTTGGAGTAGGCACAAAGCTAGTAAATATAGATGGTGGAGAAAAAGGATTTCAAGGCATCTAGAACAGGTTGATTTTTTACGTCTTGATCATTTTCGTGCTCTTGAAGCTTTTTGGGCAGTTCCAGGTAAAGATAAAACAGCTGAGAATGGTTTTTGGTTGCCTTCCCCTGGAAAAGAAATACTTGGTTTGATCAAAAAAGATTGTAGTGGTTTGCTTCCTTTGGTGGCTGAAGATTTGGGTCTCATAACTTCAAAAGTTGAAAAGTTACGTGATGATTATGAATTAGCAGGAATGAAGATACTTCAATTTGCTTTTGATGGGAATTTAGATAATCCTTATTTGCCGGAAAACATTAAAGATGAAAATTGGATTGTTTATACCGGGACACACGATAATGCAACTTCTCTAGGTTGGTGGAGAGAAATGGATCAAGATAGAAAAGAGCAAATCAGACAAAGGTTTGGTGATTATGAGAATTTCTCTTCTTGGGAATTGATTCGAATTGGTATGGAAACTAAAGCCAAATTATTTGTAGCTCCTATGCAAGATTTATTAAATCTTGATGATAGCTCTAGATTAAATAAACCTGGCACAATAGAAAATAATTGGTCATGGAGATTATCTAGAAATGATTTGAATATTAAAGAATCTTTAAGAAGGTATGGTGATTTGGCTAAGGCAAATAAAAGATAA
- a CDS encoding ribose-phosphate pyrophosphokinase, with protein MTSFITAVQPESTNLKHDTNRLRLISGTSNTALAKEIATYMGVTNVPLVSKRFADGELYVQIQQSIRGCDVFLIQPTCAPVNDSLMELMIMVDACKRASARQITAVIPYFGYARADRKTAGRESITAKLTANILVKSGVDRVLAMDLHSAQIQGYFDIPCDHIYGSPVLVDYLSTMKLDEIVVVSPDVGGVARARAFAKQMEDSPLAIIDKRRSGHNVAESLTVIGEVSGKTAILIDDMIDTGGTICAGAELLRKEGAKKVIACASHAVFSPPAYERLSKEGLFEQVIVTNSIPVPNNLNFPQLKVLSVANMLGEAIWRIHEESSVSSMFR; from the coding sequence GTGACCAGTTTTATTACTGCAGTACAACCTGAGTCTACTAATCTCAAGCATGACACTAATAGACTCAGATTAATTAGCGGGACATCCAATACAGCATTAGCCAAAGAAATTGCGACTTATATGGGGGTAACTAATGTTCCTCTAGTTTCAAAAAGGTTTGCGGATGGGGAGCTTTATGTTCAAATCCAGCAATCAATTAGAGGATGTGATGTTTTTCTTATACAGCCAACATGTGCTCCTGTTAATGACAGCTTAATGGAGCTGATGATCATGGTGGATGCCTGCAAGAGAGCATCTGCTAGGCAAATTACAGCTGTAATTCCTTACTTTGGTTACGCCAGAGCGGACAGAAAGACTGCAGGTAGAGAGTCAATAACTGCGAAACTAACCGCAAATATTCTTGTCAAATCAGGCGTAGATAGAGTACTTGCAATGGATTTGCATTCGGCGCAAATCCAAGGTTATTTCGATATCCCCTGCGATCACATATATGGTTCACCTGTTTTAGTTGATTATCTATCAACAATGAAACTTGATGAGATCGTAGTCGTCTCACCGGATGTAGGGGGTGTAGCCAGAGCAAGAGCTTTTGCTAAGCAAATGGAAGACTCACCTCTAGCCATTATTGACAAGCGTAGGTCCGGGCATAATGTTGCCGAAAGCCTCACAGTGATTGGGGAAGTCTCAGGTAAAACTGCAATATTGATTGATGACATGATTGACACTGGAGGTACGATTTGTGCCGGAGCTGAATTACTTAGGAAAGAGGGTGCAAAAAAAGTTATTGCATGTGCATCTCATGCGGTTTTCTCTCCACCTGCATATGAGAGACTTTCAAAAGAAGGTCTTTTTGAACAAGTTATTGTGACTAATAGTATTCCAGTACCGAATAATTTAAATTTTCCACAATTAAAGGTCTTATCAGTTGCAAATATGCTTGGTGAAGCTATTTGGAGAATTCATGAAGAAAGTTCTGTTAGCTCAATGTTCAGATAA
- the pepN gene encoding aminopeptidase N: MSAQKSIKLSDYTEYPYLIPSIYLDFDIGDEYVVVQSSMIIKPKQKVSSKLILQGNQIKLLSISINGKELKLEEYSISDESLIIDTPPVSEFQLKIRSQIDPFSNTSLEGLYLSSGMLTTQCEAEGFRSICYHPDRPDILSRYTVRIEADRELYPVLLSNGNEKNSGNLKNNQRRHEIIWEDPFPKPCYLFALVAGKLNSVSDIYFTNTGRSIDIKIYVEPGDEKYTKHAVISLKKAMKWDEDNYGLEYDLDEYKIVAVRHFNMGAMENKGLNIFNSKLVLADSKTATDDELERIESVIAHEYFHNWTGNRITCRDWFQLSLKEGLTVFRDQSFTSDLHSAGLKRIEDVSFLRNFQFAEDKSPTSHAVKPKEYIDIDNFYTTTIYEKGAELIRMLQLLLGKEKFFKGINLYIKTFDGSAATTEDFINSLIKGAYLEEINCPFDLTKFLNWYYKAGTPKVYISQSWDSKNSILNVSFEQKIDCDTTNKNIEMVIPILYSCYSRKKGSIPIAEDNLFVLDKNKMSLQIKTPPGEKEAPVLSLFRGFSSPVLWESDLTIDDYLYLFLNDNDYFSRWDSGQYLMREIIRTRLFNKANQSLEDRFISAIKQSINSLEINDPFFLATLLTIPGFAELESLLNKVDPINIYRESLKFQILIGNEILQQLRILAKNLFVKVGHEWPMGKGERKLLGIAWSYLTLAGDKNVQKTCVESISHYSMTISRTALSALKPLDNVNTEKASNLFYNLWKDNPVVLDSWFAYEASRPNKQGIDGIEKLLSHSKFDWKAPNSIRAVLGGFSKNIELFHSLDGEGYLFMAEKLIQVDKINPITASRMVKIFSKWKTYVEKNKEGMYKSILKLNQANISSNTREVVELILK, encoded by the coding sequence ATGTCAGCTCAGAAATCTATTAAATTATCAGACTATACTGAATATCCTTATTTAATACCAAGTATATATCTGGACTTTGATATTGGCGATGAGTATGTCGTTGTTCAATCTTCAATGATAATCAAGCCAAAGCAAAAAGTATCTTCAAAGCTTATTCTTCAGGGTAATCAAATTAAATTGTTATCAATATCAATAAATGGAAAAGAATTGAAGTTAGAAGAATATTCAATTTCTGATGAAAGTTTGATTATAGATACTCCTCCTGTGTCAGAATTTCAATTAAAAATTAGATCTCAAATAGACCCTTTTAGCAATACATCACTTGAAGGGTTGTACTTAAGCTCAGGAATGCTAACAACACAATGTGAGGCTGAAGGGTTTAGAAGTATTTGTTATCATCCTGATAGGCCAGATATCTTAAGTAGGTATACAGTAAGAATTGAGGCAGACAGGGAGTTATATCCTGTTTTATTATCTAATGGTAATGAAAAGAATTCAGGTAATTTAAAGAATAATCAGCGTAGACATGAAATTATATGGGAAGATCCTTTCCCAAAACCATGCTATTTATTTGCTTTAGTTGCTGGCAAATTAAATTCAGTATCAGATATATATTTTACAAATACGGGAAGATCGATTGATATTAAAATATATGTGGAACCAGGAGATGAAAAATATACAAAACATGCCGTAATATCTCTAAAAAAAGCAATGAAATGGGATGAGGATAATTATGGCCTTGAATATGATTTAGATGAATATAAAATTGTTGCCGTTAGGCATTTTAATATGGGAGCAATGGAAAATAAGGGACTAAACATTTTCAATTCAAAGTTGGTATTGGCTGACTCAAAGACCGCGACTGATGATGAATTAGAGAGAATAGAAAGTGTAATAGCACACGAATATTTTCATAATTGGACTGGGAATAGAATTACATGTCGAGATTGGTTTCAGCTTTCATTAAAAGAAGGCTTGACAGTTTTTAGAGATCAATCTTTCACTTCAGATCTTCATAGTGCAGGACTTAAAAGAATAGAAGATGTCTCATTTCTTAGGAATTTTCAATTTGCTGAAGATAAGAGTCCTACTTCACATGCGGTGAAGCCTAAAGAGTATATAGATATTGATAATTTCTATACAACAACAATCTATGAAAAAGGTGCTGAGTTGATAAGAATGCTTCAGCTATTGCTAGGCAAAGAAAAATTTTTTAAAGGTATTAATCTCTATATTAAAACTTTTGATGGTAGCGCTGCTACTACAGAGGATTTCATTAATTCATTAATAAAAGGAGCTTATTTAGAAGAAATAAATTGTCCTTTTGATTTAACAAAATTTCTTAATTGGTATTATAAAGCAGGTACTCCAAAAGTTTATATAAGTCAATCTTGGGATTCAAAAAATTCAATTTTGAATGTTTCTTTTGAGCAGAAAATAGATTGTGATACAACTAATAAAAATATTGAAATGGTTATACCAATTCTTTATTCTTGTTATAGTAGAAAAAAAGGTTCTATACCTATAGCTGAGGATAATTTATTTGTTTTAGATAAAAATAAAATGAGTCTACAAATTAAGACTCCCCCAGGTGAGAAAGAGGCTCCAGTTTTATCACTTTTTAGAGGTTTTTCTTCACCTGTCCTTTGGGAATCTGATTTAACTATAGATGATTATCTTTACCTTTTCTTAAATGATAATGATTATTTTTCTAGGTGGGACTCCGGTCAGTATTTGATGCGCGAAATAATTAGAACTAGGCTTTTTAATAAAGCAAATCAATCATTGGAAGATAGGTTTATTTCTGCAATTAAACAATCCATAAACTCTTTAGAAATTAATGATCCTTTTTTCTTGGCAACTCTATTAACAATACCTGGCTTCGCAGAATTGGAATCTTTACTGAATAAAGTGGATCCAATAAATATTTATAGAGAGTCATTAAAATTTCAAATTTTAATTGGTAATGAAATTCTTCAGCAGCTGAGAATACTAGCTAAAAATTTATTTGTTAAGGTTGGCCATGAATGGCCAATGGGTAAAGGAGAAAGAAAACTTTTAGGAATTGCTTGGTCTTATTTAACGCTTGCAGGCGATAAAAACGTTCAGAAGACTTGTGTTGAATCAATAAGTCATTATTCAATGACTATTTCAAGGACAGCTTTGAGTGCATTAAAGCCACTTGATAACGTTAATACTGAAAAAGCTTCTAATTTGTTTTATAACCTTTGGAAAGATAATCCAGTAGTTTTAGATTCATGGTTTGCTTATGAGGCTTCAAGACCTAATAAGCAAGGAATTGATGGTATTGAAAAATTACTATCACATTCTAAATTTGATTGGAAGGCCCCAAATTCAATAAGAGCTGTTCTAGGAGGATTTAGTAAAAACATTGAGTTATTTCATTCTCTTGATGGAGAAGGTTATTTATTTATGGCTGAGAAATTAATACAGGTAGATAAAATCAATCCAATAACGGCTTCAAGAATGGTCAAAATTTTTAGTAAATGGAAAACTTATGTAGAAAAGAATAAGGAAGGAATGTATAAATCTATATTAAAACTAAATCAAGCGAATATATCTTCAAATACAAGAGAAGTAGTGGAACTAATTTTGAAGTAA
- a CDS encoding Villin headpiece domain-containing protein, with product MKKSPRKTILAMSFFVASILLSSCSSSIKSESNPIKTSSDKKEVNFKPASDEDIFLYRQIGISYLCMARQIEVEFPKAISLAAKNYALLISSRHGGLIKELGKEKIPEKNIYNGAILQLLDGAIKNCPDMVPEEDKKKFLKTVEQLNQKK from the coding sequence ATGAAAAAATCTCCAAGAAAAACAATCTTGGCTATGTCTTTTTTTGTCGCTTCAATACTTTTATCAAGCTGTAGTTCCTCCATAAAGTCAGAATCTAACCCCATTAAAACTAGCTCTGATAAAAAGGAAGTTAATTTTAAACCTGCTAGTGATGAAGATATCTTTTTATACAGACAAATAGGAATTAGCTATCTGTGTATGGCAAGACAGATTGAAGTTGAATTTCCTAAAGCTATTTCCTTGGCAGCAAAAAATTATGCATTGCTTATTTCAAGTCGACATGGGGGACTTATTAAAGAATTAGGAAAAGAAAAAATACCAGAGAAAAATATTTATAATGGAGCGATTTTACAACTTCTTGATGGTGCAATTAAAAATTGTCCCGATATGGTACCAGAAGAGGATAAGAAGAAATTCTTAAAAACGGTTGAACAATTAAACCAAAAAAAATAG
- a CDS encoding histidine kinase: MDSAEANDRRQLKLLLVASRHHLTRRDILSLIEFLEKEDCGFDVVLEFSDPSDNPELLELYRLVALPALIKLEPSPKQIFAGTSIFSQVKTWVPRWQHEGLINGVGINLRAKTIESDQTQRELLLEDDLLVLRQENEALTKKIHSQESLLRMVAHELRTPLTAAGLALQSQKLGQITMSKFQEVLKRRLEEIELLSKDLLEVGSTRWETLFNPQKVDLANIAAEAILELEKLWLNRKIKINTDIPSDLPSVFADQRRMMQVLLNLIENALKFSEDKGEIFITMLHRTNQWVEVIVRDNGPGIPPEEQQRIFVDRVRLPQTSQETIGFGIGLSVCRRIVEVHGGKIWVVSKPTEGACFYFTVPVWRGQNKDQEALTSGKVGP; this comes from the coding sequence GTGGATAGTGCCGAAGCTAACGATAGACGGCAGTTAAAACTGTTGCTTGTGGCATCTCGCCACCATCTCACAAGGAGAGATATTCTTTCGTTAATAGAATTTTTGGAAAAAGAAGATTGTGGGTTTGACGTTGTTTTAGAATTCTCAGATCCTTCTGATAACCCTGAATTACTAGAGCTATATAGATTAGTAGCTCTTCCTGCACTAATAAAATTAGAACCTTCACCTAAACAGATTTTTGCTGGGACTTCTATCTTTTCACAGGTTAAAACTTGGGTTCCAAGATGGCAACATGAAGGGCTAATTAACGGAGTAGGAATAAATCTTAGAGCTAAAACGATTGAATCAGATCAAACCCAAAGAGAACTTCTTCTTGAGGATGATCTTCTAGTTCTTCGACAAGAAAACGAAGCACTCACAAAAAAAATACATTCGCAAGAAAGTCTCCTAAGAATGGTTGCTCATGAATTAAGGACTCCATTAACGGCAGCTGGCTTAGCTCTTCAAAGTCAAAAACTCGGACAAATCACTATGTCTAAATTTCAAGAGGTCTTAAAAAGAAGGCTAGAAGAAATTGAACTACTCTCAAAAGACTTGTTAGAAGTTGGAAGTACTAGATGGGAAACTTTGTTTAACCCTCAAAAAGTTGATCTCGCTAATATTGCTGCTGAAGCAATACTCGAGCTTGAGAAGCTATGGCTCAACCGCAAAATAAAAATAAATACAGACATACCATCTGATTTACCCTCTGTTTTCGCAGATCAACGAAGAATGATGCAAGTTTTGTTAAACCTCATAGAAAATGCTTTGAAATTTTCCGAAGACAAAGGTGAAATTTTTATAACAATGCTTCACAGAACAAATCAATGGGTTGAAGTAATAGTTCGAGATAATGGACCTGGAATTCCCCCAGAAGAACAACAAAGAATATTTGTTGATCGAGTCAGACTTCCACAAACTTCTCAAGAGACAATCGGCTTTGGCATTGGTCTTTCAGTTTGCAGAAGAATTGTTGAAGTCCATGGTGGAAAGATCTGGGTGGTTTCTAAACCAACTGAAGGCGCATGTTTCTACTTCACCGTTCCCGTATGGCGTGGCCAAAATAAGGATCAAGAAGCCTTGACGAGTGGCAAGGTTGGCCCGTAA